In Prevotella sp. oral taxon 475, one DNA window encodes the following:
- the rpsO gene encoding 30S ribosomal protein S15, which produces MYLDQAKKQEIFGQYGKSNSDTGSAESQIALFSYRISHLTEHLKKNRKDYSTERALTMLVGKRRRLLDYLYDRDIERYRAIIKALGLRR; this is translated from the coding sequence ATGTATTTAGATCAAGCAAAAAAACAAGAGATCTTTGGACAGTACGGAAAGTCTAACTCTGATACCGGCTCGGCAGAGAGCCAGATAGCATTGTTCTCCTACCGTATTTCCCATTTGACGGAACATCTTAAGAAGAACCGTAAAGATTATAGCACAGAAAGAGCATTGACCATGTTGGTAGGTAAACGTCGCCGTTTGCTCGACTATCTCTACGATCGCGATATCGAACGCTATCGTGCCATTATCAAAGCTCTTGGTCTTCGTCGTTAA
- the cysK gene encoding cysteine synthase A, translating to MARIAKQLTELIGSTPLLELNKFSASKDLSTPIIAKIESFNPGGSVKDRIAFAMIEEAEQQGLLQPGATIIEPTSGNTGVGLALVAAVKGYHLILTMPETMSIERRNLVKAYGAEVKLTPGKDGMKGAIETAQQLRAAIPGSIILQQFENLANPNRHYLTTGREIWDDTDGNVDIFVAGVGTGGTVSGVGKYLKERNPNVRIVAVEPSASPVLSGGQSGPHKIQGIGAGFVPKTYNGDVVDEVFLVDNDDAIRTGRQLAQIEGLLVGISSGAAAFAASELAKRPENAGKRIVTLLPDTGERYLSTVLFAFEEYPL from the coding sequence ATGGCACGCATTGCAAAACAGCTGACCGAACTCATCGGAAGCACCCCCCTGTTGGAACTCAACAAATTCTCAGCCTCGAAAGACCTTTCTACTCCCATCATCGCCAAAATCGAGAGCTTCAACCCCGGTGGTAGTGTGAAAGATCGCATCGCCTTCGCCATGATTGAAGAGGCCGAACAGCAAGGTCTCCTCCAGCCCGGAGCCACCATCATCGAGCCCACCAGCGGCAACACCGGCGTGGGTTTGGCATTGGTGGCCGCCGTCAAAGGCTACCATCTCATCCTCACCATGCCCGAAACCATGAGCATCGAACGTCGAAACCTCGTCAAAGCTTATGGAGCCGAGGTGAAACTCACCCCCGGAAAAGACGGTATGAAGGGAGCCATCGAGACGGCTCAGCAGCTCCGAGCCGCCATTCCGGGATCCATCATTTTGCAGCAATTCGAAAATTTGGCTAATCCCAACCGCCATTATCTCACCACCGGACGTGAGATTTGGGACGACACCGACGGCAATGTCGACATCTTCGTGGCCGGCGTAGGCACAGGCGGAACCGTCTCGGGCGTGGGAAAATATCTAAAAGAACGTAACCCCAACGTGCGCATCGTTGCCGTCGAGCCATCGGCCTCGCCCGTGTTGAGTGGCGGGCAAAGCGGTCCGCATAAGATTCAGGGCATCGGTGCTGGCTTTGTTCCCAAGACGTATAACGGCGATGTGGTAGACGAGGTATTCCTGGTAGACAACGACGATGCCATTCGCACAGGTCGGCAGTTGGCTCAAATCGAAGGCCTACTGGTCGGTATCTCGTCAGGTGCAGCCGCATTTGCCGCTTCCGAATTGGCCAAACGTCCCGAAAACGCCGGCAAACGTATCGTTACACTACTGCCCGATACCGGCGAACGTTACCTCTCCACCGTGCTTTTCGCCTTCGAAGAATATCCGCTCTAA